The Humulus lupulus chromosome 4, drHumLupu1.1, whole genome shotgun sequence genome has a window encoding:
- the LOC133831034 gene encoding leucine-rich repeat extensin-like protein 2: protein MSRPSHPPIGGGGSFFLLLCLVVFLFQTSSAQTQNDAVDPDLLTFENPSIKQAYIALQAWKSAIFSDPFNFTTNWNGSNVCSYMGVYCAPSQANSSTRVVAGIDLNHADIAGYLPSELGLLTDLSLFHINSNRFCGIVPLSFRRLKLLHELDISNNRFVGKFPKVVLSLPSLKYLDLRFNEFEGSVPSKLFDKDLDAIFLNDNRFRFGIPKNLGNSPVSVLVFANNDLGGCIPGSIGKMAKTLNEIILLNDNLTGCLPPQIGLLKNLNVFDVSFNQLQGPLPPTIGNMRSLEELDVAHNKFTGVIPDTICKLPRLQNFTYSFNYFTGEAPSCAAVSGGGKSVVFDGSKNCIAGKPDQRSARQCASDSARSVDCRKLSCDATGGGSPKPIPKKKPQPVPKPPVPKRAPAPRPFVAPSPPPPTSASSPSIRWRSPPPSQSTPSSKASPPPPKTYHSPASPPPPTSRMSPTTHHAPPPPTTTKSPPSNHYHYSSPPPPPTSRVSPTTRLPPPPPPMTTETPPSNHYHYSSPPPPPPSPSSHYHYSSPPPPPQHYEVPSYKPHSPPPPPPTHYSYSSPPPRTHYTYSSPPPPPSSEHYPGSPPPPTPSYEHYSKAPPPPSPPPSTPSYTANSPPPPSLPPPTHEHYYKAPPPPSPTPEAGTPPPQSSSPPGGCETPVQSPPPPSPPPISHHEHPVVTPNPPPESHYEHSSPPPPTPSYDNTPLPPIVGVSYASPPPPVIPYY, encoded by the coding sequence ATGTCTAGGCCTTCTCATCCTCCCATTGGTGGCGGTGGTTCTTTCTTCCTTCTTCTCTGCTTGGTCGTTTTCCTTTTTCAGACCAGTTCAGCTCAAACCCAAAACGACGCCGTAGATCCAGACCTTCTCACCTTCGAAAACCCAAGTATTAAACAAGCTTACATAGCTCTCCAAGCATGGAAGTCAGCCATTTTCTCTGACCCATTTAACTTCACAACAAACTGGAATGGCTCCAACGTTTGTTCATACATGGGTGTCTACTGTGCGCCGTCGCAGGCCAACTCTTCCACACGTGTCGTCGCCGGAATCGATCTCAACCATGCTGATATCGCCGGCTACCTCCCCTCCGAACTGGGTCTCCTCACAGACCTATCTTTGTTCCACATTAACTCGAACAGGTTTTGCGGTATCGTTCCGCTGAGTTTTCGTCGTTTGAAGCTTCTTCACGAGCTCGATATCAGTAACAACCGGTTCGTCGGAAAGTTCCCTAAGGTGGTTCTCTCACTACCTTCGCTTAAGTATTTGGATCTTCGTTTCAACGAGTTCGAAGGCTCTGTTCCTTCTAAACTCTTTGATAAAGATCTCGACGCTATATTCTTGAACGACAACAGGTTCAGATTCGGTATACCGAAGAATCTCGGGAACTCACCGGTTTCCGTACTGGTTTTTGCGAACAACGATCTCGGCGGGTGTATTCCGGGGAGTATTGGTAAGATGGCGAAGACTTTGAACGAGATCATTCTGTTGAACGATAATCTCACCGGTTGTTTGCCACCCCAGATCGGGCTTTTGAAGAATCTTAACGTGTTCGACGTTAGCTTCAACCAGCTTCAGGGTCCGTTGCCGCCGACAATCGGAAACATGAGGAGCTTGGAGGAACTCGACGTGGCTCATAATAAGTTCACCGGTGTGATTCCGGACACGATTTGCAAGCTGCCTAGATTGCAAAACTTTACTTATTCTTTCAACTACTTCACAGGCGAAGCTCCTTCTTGCGCCGCCGTATCCGGCGGTGGTAAAAGTGTGGTCTTTGACGGTAGTAAGAATTGTATTGCTGGTAAGCCTGATCAACGATCTGCTAGGCAATGTGCTTCTGATTCTGCTCGTTCAGTTGATTGTAGAAAGCTCAGTTGTGACGCCACTGGCGGTGGTTCTCCTAAGCCTATTCCGAAGAAAAAGCCTCAGCCAGTTCCTAAACCCCCGGTACCGAAACGGGCTCCTGCGCCTAGACCATTTGTGGCTCCGTCGCCTCCACCGCCTACTTCGGCGTCTTCTCCCTCGATTAGATGGAGGTCTCCGCCGCCATCACAGTCTACCCCAAGTAGCAAAGCGTCGCCGCCTCCTCCCAAGACGTATCATTCACCGGCTTCACCCCCTCCACCAACTTCAAGAATGTCTCCAACAACACACCATGCTCCGCCTCCTCCGACAACCACCAAATCTCCTCCGTCCAATCATTACCATTATTCTTCCCCACCTCCACCGCCAACTTCAAGAGTATCCCCAACGACTCGCCTTCCTCCTCCACCCCCACCGATGACCACCGAAACTCCTCCATCAAATCATTACCATTATTCttccccaccaccaccaccaccatctccgTCGAGTCATTACCACTACTCTTCCCCACCACCGCCGCCGCAGCATTATGAGGTACCAAGCTATAAACCCCAttctccaccaccaccaccacccactCATTACAGCTACTCATCGCCGCCACCACGCACTCATTACACCTACTCATCGCCGCCGCCACCTCCATCAAGCGAGCACTatccaggctctccgccaccccCTACGCCATCTTACGAGCATTACTCCAAAGCCccaccaccaccatctccaccaCCTTCAACACCAAGTTACACCGCTAACTCACCGCCACCACCATCTCTTCCTCCTCCGACGCATGAGCATTACTACAAAGCTCCACCACCGCCATCTCCAACGCCGGAAGCCGGAACTCCTCCGCCGCAGTCATCGTCTCCTCCTGGTGGTTGCGAAACACCAGTAcaatcaccaccaccaccatcaccaccaccaaTAAGTCATCACGAACACCCTGTCGTGACACCAAACCCACCTCCGGAATCACATTACGAGCATTCAAGTCCTCCTCCTCCGACGCCGTCATATGATAACACTCCTCTTCCACCCATTGTAGGAGTGTCGTACGCTTCTCCTCCTCCCCCTGTAATTCCCTACTACtaa